One genomic segment of Nitrospirota bacterium includes these proteins:
- a CDS encoding CBS domain-containing protein: MQKVKEIMTTNPVRVEASQTVREAVKIMTEKKIGSIVVYRRGEIVGILEEGDILKNVLCKDLNPYVTKVEDVMSTLHTINEDKMDDEASQMMIEHSVRHITVSENSKVVGVISMFDLMRPIYTRKGFGH, encoded by the coding sequence ATGCAAAAGGTGAAAGAAATTATGACGACGAATCCTGTTAGAGTGGAAGCTTCTCAAACGGTCCGGGAAGCCGTAAAGATTATGACTGAAAAGAAAATAGGAAGTATTGTCGTGTATAGAAGGGGCGAAATTGTCGGAATTCTGGAAGAAGGAGATATCTTAAAAAATGTCCTCTGTAAGGATCTAAATCCCTATGTTACGAAGGTGGAAGATGTGATGTCGACCCTTCATACCATAAACGAAGATAAGATGGATGATGAGGCTAGTCAGATGATGATAGAACATAGCGTGCGGCATATTACGGTTTCTGAGAATTCGAAGGTAGTGGGTGTTATTTCCATGTTTGATTTAATGAGACCGATATATACACGTAAGGGCTTTGGGCATTAA
- a CDS encoding CBS domain-containing protein, with protein MKVKDLMTVKVRTVSPEDKIDRVFFFMNFEQIRHLPVVKKGKVVGILSDRDLKKVFGSLKMNEINALNDNQKVVFVVKSRIVRTIMRRGVLTIHPNAEAYEAAAVMAKRKIGALPVVKNEKLVGIISATDILHAFVKLSVSGDPLVKKYN; from the coding sequence ATGAAAGTTAAAGACTTGATGACAGTCAAGGTCCGGACGGTATCCCCTGAAGACAAGATTGACAGGGTCTTTTTTTTTATGAATTTTGAACAGATCCGCCACCTTCCTGTTGTGAAAAAGGGGAAGGTTGTAGGCATTCTTTCAGACCGAGACTTAAAGAAAGTATTTGGATCCTTAAAAATGAATGAGATAAATGCGTTAAATGATAATCAGAAAGTTGTATTTGTTGTCAAATCGAGAATTGTTCGGACGATTATGAGAAGAGGTGTGCTAACGATTCACCCTAACGCCGAGGCTTATGAGGCCGCAGCAGTCATGGCCAAGAGAAAAATTGGAGCCCTCCCTGTCGTGAAAAATGAGAAACTTGTCGGGATTATTTCTGCCACAGATATACTCCATGCTTTTGTTAAGCTTTCGGTAAGCGGAGATCCTCTGGTCAAGAAATACAATTGA
- a CDS encoding type II toxin-antitoxin system RelE/ParE family toxin, whose amino-acid sequence MKPALFHPKVRAILRTFPEEVRRELGKAIFDLQKGAILGMPLSKPIPSIGPGVDELRIKDRSGVFRVFYLSRRASAVLIFHAFQKRLKRPSKGILNWDRKD is encoded by the coding sequence ATGAAACCCGCTCTGTTTCATCCCAAGGTAAGAGCTATTTTGAGAACATTCCCAGAGGAAGTGCGACGAGAGCTGGGAAAAGCGATCTTTGACTTACAGAAGGGGGCTATACTGGGAATGCCTTTATCCAAACCCATCCCATCTATTGGGCCGGGGGTAGATGAACTGAGGATAAAGGATCGTTCCGGTGTATTCAGAGTCTTTTACTTATCCAGGAGAGCCAGTGCAGTATTAATATTTCATGCGTTCCAAAAAAGACTCAAAAGACCATCCAAAGGGATATTGAATTGGGACAGAAAAGATTAA
- a CDS encoding XRE family transcriptional regulator has product MKKTKAIVAKDAFELAQVLGLSITDGFEIKMRSDLNDKIISVTEKKGLTHAQVAKLAGTSRTRITAIMNRNTAGVSTDLMLRIIASLGVQAKIVFEKAA; this is encoded by the coding sequence ATGAAAAAAACTAAAGCGATTGTTGCCAAAGATGCGTTTGAACTGGCGCAAGTGTTGGGACTTTCAATTACTGACGGCTTTGAAATCAAAATGCGCAGTGATTTGAACGATAAAATTATTTCTGTCACGGAGAAAAAGGGACTCACACACGCTCAAGTAGCGAAACTTGCCGGCACCTCCAGAACTCGCATAACAGCGATCATGAATCGTAACACAGCCGGCGTCTCAACTGATCTCATGCTCCGCATCATCGCTTCCCTTGGTGTTCAAGCAAAGATAGTATTTGAGAAGGCCGCATAA